In a single window of the Magnolia sinica isolate HGM2019 chromosome 7, MsV1, whole genome shotgun sequence genome:
- the LOC131250855 gene encoding exocyst complex component SEC3A-like isoform X2 codes for MISDKSYFSQRGQLKRPDHADLRYKCRTYARLLQHLKSLDKNCMGPLRKAYCHSLNLLLHREAREFVNELRASTKASRNPTGWLEASAASNPAANSADTSTVSEAYSKMLTIFIPLLVDESSFFAQFMCFDVPALVPPANSSKSGATADDANDNELSLMDLDRNDIKPSTNSAELGALNESLQELLDGIQVTFCQSDFLSVLMDNRPFL; via the exons ATGATAAGTGACAAGAGCTACTTTTCTCAG CGAGGGCAGTTGAAGAGGCCTGATCATGCTGATCTTCGGTACAAGTGCAGGACGTATGCACGCCTTCTACAGCATTTGAAG AGTCTTGATAAGAATTGCATGGGCCCTTTGAGGAAAGCTTATTGTCATTCCCTTAATTTGCTTCTTCATCGAGAG GCTCGTGAGTTTGTGAATGAACTTCGTGCCAGTACCAAAGCATCAAGAAATCCAACAGGCTGGCTTGAAGCTTCTGCAGCTTCTAATCCGGCTGCGAACAGCGCAGACACTTCTACAGTTTCTGAAGCATACTCGAAGATGCTTACAATATTCATTCCTCTTCTTGTGGATGAG AGTTCATTTTTTGCACAGTTCATGTGCTTTGATGTTCCTGCACTTGTTCCACCTGCTAATTCTAGTAAAAGCGGTGCCACTGCTGATGATGCTAATGACAATGAGTTGAGCCTTATGGACCTTGACAGAAATGACATAAAGCCTA GCACTAATTCTGCTGAGCTAGGAGCATTAAATGAATCTCTACAAGAGTTGCTCGATGGGATCCAAGTAACTTTCTGCCAATCTGATTTTCTATCTGTGCTCATGGACAAT AGACCTTTCCTTTAA
- the LOC131250855 gene encoding exocyst complex component SEC3A-like isoform X3: MISDKSYFSQRGQLKRPDHADLRYKCRTYARLLQHLKSLDKNCMGPLRKAYCHSLNLLLHREAREFVNELRASTKASRNPTGWLEASAASNPAANSADTSTVSEAYSKMLTIFIPLLVDESSFFAQFMCFDVPALVPPANSSKSGATADDANDNELSLMDLDRNDIKPSTNSAELGALNESLQELLDGIQRPFL; the protein is encoded by the exons ATGATAAGTGACAAGAGCTACTTTTCTCAG CGAGGGCAGTTGAAGAGGCCTGATCATGCTGATCTTCGGTACAAGTGCAGGACGTATGCACGCCTTCTACAGCATTTGAAG AGTCTTGATAAGAATTGCATGGGCCCTTTGAGGAAAGCTTATTGTCATTCCCTTAATTTGCTTCTTCATCGAGAG GCTCGTGAGTTTGTGAATGAACTTCGTGCCAGTACCAAAGCATCAAGAAATCCAACAGGCTGGCTTGAAGCTTCTGCAGCTTCTAATCCGGCTGCGAACAGCGCAGACACTTCTACAGTTTCTGAAGCATACTCGAAGATGCTTACAATATTCATTCCTCTTCTTGTGGATGAG AGTTCATTTTTTGCACAGTTCATGTGCTTTGATGTTCCTGCACTTGTTCCACCTGCTAATTCTAGTAAAAGCGGTGCCACTGCTGATGATGCTAATGACAATGAGTTGAGCCTTATGGACCTTGACAGAAATGACATAAAGCCTA GCACTAATTCTGCTGAGCTAGGAGCATTAAATGAATCTCTACAAGAGTTGCTCGATGGGATCCAA AGACCTTTCCTTTAA
- the LOC131250855 gene encoding exocyst complex component SEC3A-like isoform X1 produces the protein MISDKSYFSQRGQLKRPDHADLRYKCRTYARLLQHLKSLDKNCMGPLRKAYCHSLNLLLHREAREFVNELRASTKASRNPTGWLEASAASNPAANSADTSTVSEAYSKMLTIFIPLLVDESSFFAQFMCFDVPALVPPANSSKSGATADDANDNELSLMDLDRNDIKPSTNSAELGALNESLQELLDGIQVTFCQSDFLSVLMDNVSCRKSHLGFLYLGWEMVCMEGSFP, from the exons ATGATAAGTGACAAGAGCTACTTTTCTCAG CGAGGGCAGTTGAAGAGGCCTGATCATGCTGATCTTCGGTACAAGTGCAGGACGTATGCACGCCTTCTACAGCATTTGAAG AGTCTTGATAAGAATTGCATGGGCCCTTTGAGGAAAGCTTATTGTCATTCCCTTAATTTGCTTCTTCATCGAGAG GCTCGTGAGTTTGTGAATGAACTTCGTGCCAGTACCAAAGCATCAAGAAATCCAACAGGCTGGCTTGAAGCTTCTGCAGCTTCTAATCCGGCTGCGAACAGCGCAGACACTTCTACAGTTTCTGAAGCATACTCGAAGATGCTTACAATATTCATTCCTCTTCTTGTGGATGAG AGTTCATTTTTTGCACAGTTCATGTGCTTTGATGTTCCTGCACTTGTTCCACCTGCTAATTCTAGTAAAAGCGGTGCCACTGCTGATGATGCTAATGACAATGAGTTGAGCCTTATGGACCTTGACAGAAATGACATAAAGCCTA GCACTAATTCTGCTGAGCTAGGAGCATTAAATGAATCTCTACAAGAGTTGCTCGATGGGATCCAAGTAACTTTCTGCCAATCTGATTTTCTATCTGTGCTCATGGACAATGTTAGTTGCAGGAAATCACATTTGGGCTTTTTATATCTGGGGTGGGAAATGGTCTGTATGGAAGGAAGTTTCCCCTGA